The genomic region GGCAAATCATCGCTCACTTGAGGTTGTGTCTCTGATTGAGACTGAGAGCTTTGAGCTACGCTTTGAGTGGACTGAGGACCATAATCTTGGCTCCACTGTAAAAACAGTAGGTAGCCACTGATAAAAAGCGCACCCCATAAAAAGTAACGTCTGAAATCCATGGTATTCAACTAATTTGTTTGGTTGGACAATAGGTTCACAGAACCCTTATAAAAATCACGCGCTATTAAACCAGCCTTTGGCAGTTTTTTCAGCCTATTTCTGTCTAGTTTGGTCGCGTTTTTTATTTTGAGCAGGTTTTTGTGCTTTTTTTGCCAACTGAGCCCATGCTTTATCGAGTCGGTTGTGCAAATCGGCGTTTTCCAGTTCTTTAATACCGTGTCGTGCTAAGAAGACTATATCAAGACCAGAAAGAGGGATTTTGTTGTGACGAAAGGAATCACGCACCAAACGTTTGATACGATTCCTGCCTACCGCGCGTTTATCCGTTTTCTTAGACACAATAAGACCCAACCGAGTTTGGTCATCATCTCGTTTTCGTGCCAATAAA from Marinomonas rhizomae harbors:
- the rnpA gene encoding ribonuclease P protein component, with the translated sequence MTEYCFPRHVRLLNAGDYQSVFNGTSSKVFAGEFLLLARKRDDDQTRLGLIVSKKTDKRAVGRNRIKRLVRDSFRHNKIPLSGLDIVFLARHGIKELENADLHNRLDKAWAQLAKKAQKPAQNKKRDQTRQK